From the Eremothecium cymbalariae DBVPG#7215 chromosome 6, complete sequence genome, one window contains:
- the NOP6 gene encoding Nop6p (similar to Ashbya gossypii ABL142C), with protein sequence MPSGESKPTKKQLKAQQFKKSKEEREHDKKRNIQKAEEAQASTETTEPPKKKRKTRRGKGGKGKDGKKANRFIIFVGSLPKDITETELLSHFKSSNPDHIRLRPDKNIAFLEFDADKDPSNIQRRMDIALMQHRGVIKGSKINVELTVGGGGNSENRLQKLKQKNEKMEQERQERMKNLIAQSRTKSRTGSTSAPKTDSAVPPAPAVHPDRAKLLQ encoded by the coding sequence ATGCCAAGTGGTGAATCGAAACCAACGAAGAAACAACTGAAGGCTCagcaattcaaaaaatccaaagaaGAGAGAGAACACGACAAGAAACGCAATATCCAGAAAGCTGAAGAAGCACAGGCATCTACAGAAACCACTGAGcctccaaagaagaagcgtAAGACTCGTAGAGGCAAAGGCGGCAAGGGCAAAGATGGTAAGAAGGCAAACAGATTTATAATCTTCGTTGGTTCGCTGCCCAAAGATATCACAGAGACAGAATTACTGTCTCACTTCAAATCAAGTAACCCAGATCACATCCGGCTGCGCCCAGACAAGAACATCGCTTTTCTAGAGTTCGACGCCGATAAAGACCCATCAAACATTCAAAGACGTATGGATATTGCACTTATGCAACACAGAGGAGTTATCAAGGGCTCTAAAATCAACGTTGAGCTGACTGTTGGCGGCGGTGGAAACAGTGAGAACCGTCTCcagaaattaaaacagaaGAACGAAAAAATGGAGCAAGAGAGACAAGAACGCATGAAAAACCTCATAGCACAGAGTAGGACTAAAAGCAGGACTGGATCAACCTCCGCACCTAAGACGGATTCCGCAGTTCCCCCGGCCCCAGCTGTCCACCCTGATAGAGCCAAGCTACTCCAGTAG
- the NPR1 gene encoding serine/threonine protein kinase NPR1 (similar to Ashbya gossypii ABL143C): MSSLTKLLQEKRKNEIVSANLASSLQAAVLTEPLVDHQRQNAVEKPSLTQRYSSTTTITQVNSNSDSDTTPNGSMDRGNPLSQSFMDTNSAYTAAFYRGSSMPCKDRTVSVIINEGINISRNSSAKHSWSHSVGRNYPSLSSSIPYSVPNSNSNGASSQTSFTQDNNNPGNTFVTSQWIEKYGNSLPKNVSAIDSNIISSPKVGSVEPRFVISRQKLQKSPTEITSNHSISISRSSSLSSQLGNFFFTKSSKDIPFSSAGNVPTSSNSCSNKENVNNENCIPKPIRARQSSVYSTSRQPTGSYNDNFAGSPSSLQENPLSHQATKSRHSSFADLKRFFKRSGSNSQLSVSPGTPPVSNGSISSHSSNHSSTFTAGSYGSQNGEVLFNPTGSAVSQGLTFFKRYSKTGEKLGAGAGGSVRLVRRLRDNTVFAVKEFRPKYDNESKRDYIKKITSEYCIGTALRHPNIISTIEIVYDNNRILQVMEYCDYDLFAIVMSNKMSYEEINCCFKQILVGVEYLHSMGLAHRDLKLDNCVINRQGIVKLIDFGAAVVFTYPHSGTLVEASGIVGSDPYLAPEVCIFTKYDPRPVDIWSVAIIYACMILKKFPWKIPKLKDNSFKFFCSGRDCDSLSALVTRTPEPPSYDNMISGNTYSSPAQQSNNPSDPNNPNIGPQRLLHSLPEESQNIIGRMVTLAPACRASIDEIMEDDWIRSIDICYVNEVTDRLITASDHKHTQVDQSEAHIAGLEKKKKRGK; encoded by the coding sequence atgtCATCGTTAACCAAGTTGTTGCAGGAGAAGAGGAAGAATGAGATTGTTAGTGCGAACTTGGCCTCATCGCTGCAGGCAGCTGTGTTAACGGAACCTTTGGTGGATCATCAACGCCAGAATGCTGTGGAAAAGCCTTCTTTAACACAAAGGTACTCAAGCACGACGACAATTACGCAGGTTAACTCGAATAGTGATAGCGATACCACGCCAAATGGGTCGATGGATAGGGGTAATCCACTTTCCCAATCGTTCATGGACACTAATTCTGCGTATACAGCAGCTTTTTACAGGGGCAGCAGCATGCCGTGCAAGGATCGCACGGTGTCAGTTATCATTAACGAAGGGATCAATATTAGTCGGAACTCGTCAGCCAAGCATTCATGGAGTCATAGCGTGGGTCGAAACTATCCTTCATTATCCTCCAGCATACCTTATTCGGTTCCTAATTCAAATAGCAATGGTGCGAGCTCGCAGACGAGTTTTACACAAGACAACAACAACCCTGGTAATACGTTTGTGACTTCTCAGTGGATAGAAAAGTATGGGAACTCACTTCCAAAGAATGTTTCTGCTATTGACTCGAATATTATTTCGTCCCCCAAAGTCGGTTCAGTGGAGCCGCGATTTGTAATTTCACGACAAAAGTTGCAGAAAAGCCCGACTGAAATTACCTCTAACCATTCGATATCGATTTCAAGGTCGAGTTCCCTTTCCTCACAACTGGgtaatttctttttcaccAAGTCATCCAAAGATATACCGTTTTCCTCTGCTGGGAATGTTCCAACTTCCTCCAACAGTTGCtctaataaagaaaatgtCAATAATGAGAACTGCATCCCTAAACCCATTCGTGCCAGACAAAGTTCTGTCTATAGCACTTCACGCCAGCCCACTGGCTCCTACAACGATAATTTTGCAGGGTCGCCTTCCTCGTTACAAGAAAATCCGTTGTCCCACCAAGCGACAAAATCGCGCCACTCCTCCTTTGCAGATTTAAagagatttttcaaaaggaGTGGCTCTAACAGTCAGTTAAGTGTATCGCCGGGCACCCCACCAGTTTCAAATGGTTCCATTTCTTCACACAGTTCAAACCATTCTTCCACATTTACGGCGGGTTCTTATGGAAGCCAGAATGGCGAAGTATTATTTAATCCTACTGGCAGTGCCGTGTCCCAAGGGTTAACGTTTTTCAAGAGGTATTCCAAAACAGGAGAAAAGCTGGGTGCAGGTGCTGGCGGATCTGTTAGATTAGTAAGAAGATTGAGAGATAATACTGTTTTTGCTGTTAAAGAATTTCGTCCTAAATACGATAATGAATCAAAGCGTGATTACATTAAAAAGATTACGTCTGAGTACTGTATTGGCACAGCATTACGTCATCCGAACATTATCTCAACGATAGAGATAGTTTACGACAACAATAGGATATTACAAGTAATGGAATACTGTGATTATGATCTTTTCGCCATTGTTATGAGTAATAAGATGTCCTACGAAGAAATCAATTGCTGCTTCAAGCAAATTTTAGTGGGAGTTGAATACTTGCATTCTATGGGACTTGCGCATCGTGATTTGAAACTTGACAACTGTGTTATTAACCGCCAAGGGATTGTGAAATTAATTGATTttggtgctgctgttgtgTTCACTTACCCACATTCTGGTACACTTGTAGAAGCAAGTGGTATTGTTGGAAGTGATCCATATCTTGCTCCGGAAGTTTGTATTTTTACGAAGTATGATCCTCGACCGGTGGATATTTGGTCCGTTGCGATCATTTATGCATGCATGATCCTAAAAAAATTCCCTTGGAAGATTCCAAAGTTAAAGGATAATTCTTTCAAGTTTTTCTGCTCTGGAAGAGACTGCGACTCCCTGAGCGCACTGGTAACCCGTACACCTGAACCTCCATCTTATGACAATATGATCTCAGGAAACACATATTCTTCACCCGCCCAACAGTCTAACAACCCCTCTGATCCGAACAACCCCAATATTGGACCTCAAAGGCTTTTGCACTCCTTGCCAGAAGAGAGTCAGAATATCATTGGTCGTATGGTAACTCTAGCCCCAGCCTGCAGGGCCTcaattgatgaaataatGGAGGATGACTGGATTCGCTCAATTGACATTTGTTATGTTAATGAAGTTACCGACAGGCTTATAACTGCAAGTGATCATAAACACACTCAGGTAGATCAAAGTGAGGCCCATATAGCAGGCCTtgagaagaaaaagaaaagggGCAAATGA
- the MRPL19 gene encoding mitochondrial 54S ribosomal protein uL11m (similar to Ashbya gossypii ABL144C), producing MSQPAKNILVKLIVSAGQAAPSPPVGPALGSKGVKAMDFCKEFNARTASYKPGIPIPVLITIKPDRSFSFEMKSPPTGYLLLKALGIEKGSGQPNLLKPANIAGELSLKHIYEIAKIKKADSRHASLNMEGIVKSVIGVAKSMGINVVA from the coding sequence ATGTCTCAGCCAGCGAAGAATATACTTGTTAAATTGATCGTTAGTGCGGGTCAGGCTGCGCCGTCTCCTCCAGTTGGTCCAGCTCTAGGTTCCAAAGGTGTAAAAGCGATGGACTTTTGTAAAGAGTTTAACGCACGAACTGCATCATATAAGCCAGGCATACCAATTCCTGTGCTTATAACAATTAAACCAGATAgatctttttcatttgaGATGAAATCTCCACCAACAGGCTACTTACTGTTAAAGGCGTTGGGGATAGAGAAAGGTAGTGGTCAACCAAACTTGCTGAAACCTGCTAACATAGCTGGAGAGCTGTCACTTAAACATATCTACGAAATTgccaaaatcaaaaaagcaGATAGCAGACATGCATCTCTAAATATGGAGGGGATTGTTAAGTCAGTTATTGGTGTTGCAAAAAGCATGGGGATAAATGTGGTTGCATAG